Genomic DNA from Paenibacillus borealis:
CTTTGGGTTCGTCTTCACTCCTGTGGATCGTCGCTTCGAACAGCAGGCTGATCGCAGCTTTCGCCGAGGTAATGCCTTCGATCCGTGCCTCCATCCGGGATGCGTTGATTGCTGCAAACCGCTCCAGCGCTTTTATATATAAAGTATGCTTGTCTCCAAACGTGTCATACATGCTTCTCTTGTGAATGCCCATGCCGGTTACAAGATCCTGCATCGAGGTTTTCTCATAACCCTGCTGCCAGAAGATATTCATCGCCTTCAAGAGTACATCATCAATATCGAATTCTTTGCTTCTCGCCATCATCATGCTCCTTTCTGGGTCCATTTTACCATTTATAGAACGATCGGTAAATATTAACCTGCTATTGTGAATAAAATCACATTAATTCCGCACTAATCATTCTATATTAATTTTAAAGGAAAAACCAATCCACAGCAACACACACCCCAAGGAGGTTATTTACATGAGAAAGATCGCAGCAATAGCTGCCGTATTCACGCTGACCCTGCTCGTCGGATGCGGCAACTCGGCCAACAACAATGCGGCAAATACAAACACGTCCGCAAATAACGGCAACACGGCCACGGCCACGGCCACAGAAGCACCGGATGCCATAACATCAGTTTCCGTTGTTGATAATAATGAAGCCTTCAAGAAGGCAATCAGCAAAGACGGCCACTGGATCGCCGCTGTCCTGAACGACCTGACCTTCACGGAAGAGCTGGTAGTGGACGGACAGTTCATCAATAAGGAAGAGCCTGCCCGCAAGATCGCGCTCTATACCCAGGATGCAGATCACAACATCACCAATTCGTTCACACTTACCGCTCCAAAAATGACAATCCGCAGTGAAAATGCCCGGATTCAGGGCGGCACCTTTGTCGGCGATGTCTATGTTGAGGCTGACGGCTTCGCCGTTGTGAATGCCACCA
This window encodes:
- a CDS encoding TetR/AcrR family transcriptional regulator, which gives rise to MDPERSMMMARSKEFDIDDVLLKAMNIFWQQGYEKTSMQDLVTGMGIHKRSMYDTFGDKHTLYIKALERFAAINASRMEARIEGITSAKAAISLLFEATIHRSEDEPKGCLLVNTAVELSNHDPEAAAKANDAFLNTEHLIEQLILHGQANGEISSRHQASALAAYLHNAIVGLRVMVKATRDTGKLQTIVDTTLAVLD